A region of the Longimicrobium sp. genome:
CAGCTGCGCCGTCGACGCGCCCACCGCGTTCGTCGACCCGGCCGGAATTCCGGACGTGGCGCCGTAGACCACGATGGCCTTCCCCGCCGCCAGCGTGGTGCCGGCCGCAAAGGTGTGGCGCACGCCCGTGGCGTCGGAGATCGTCCACCCCGCGATGCTGATGGAGGTGCCGCCCACGTTTACGAGCTCCACGAACTCGCCCGCGACGTTGCTCCCGGCCTCGTTCGCCAGGATCTCGTTCAGGATCACCTGCGCCGGGGTCGACGCGACGGTGATGGTGAACGATGCGTTGCTGGCGTCCGTCACCGTCGCCGACGTGGCG
Encoded here:
- a CDS encoding lamin tail domain-containing protein is translated as ATSATVTDASNASFTITVASTPAQVILNEILANEAGSNVAGEFVELVNVGGTSISIAGWTISDATGVRHTFAAGTTLAAGKAIVVYGATSGIPAGSTNAVGASTAQLNLSNSGDSVILKDGSGVTKASYTYPSSLSGTDGVSMNRNPDASATGSWVLHTSISTLQSSGGKRANGTAF